TTTAGCATGGATTGCACATTCTTGGAATAGAATGGGGCTTCTATCGCTATTTCATCCGGATGATAGGTGTCTATGAGTTCCAAGGTCCGTTCAAAAATGAGTTTTAGCCTTAGATAGGGGTCATCGTATTTTTTGAGCATGAGTTCGTTCATTTGAACAAACTCCATTTTTTTGTTGACTACCTTAATGATTCCAAAACCCATGATTTGGGTTCCCGGGTCAATACCTAATATGATCTTTTCCTTTGCCAACTTATTTTTCAGTATCCAAAACAATGGGAAGCCTAAATTTAATTTTCACGTTTATCCCCCTTTTATGTGCCGGAATAACCGTTAAATCCTTGAAACGTGTTCGTATCTCATCCCTAAATCCGGGCACTACTTCCTCTATTTTGTTGTTATCCTCGATTTCTATAATGTTTATAAAACCATCTTCATCTACCTCAAAATCCACAAATAGGGTATCCTTGATCTCCTTGTCCACTTCGTAGACGGTATCGCTAAACGCCTCCACAAACCGTTTGAGCATCTCGCGTTCAAAGCAATCGCGCTGTGCTGCTTTTTGTGCCATTTCATCGCATTCCCCAAAAAGTGGAAATTGGTCCACATCGTTCCAATCAATGGCCATAAGTTCTTCATTGACCGCTCTTTTGGTCTGTTCCTCTTTGGTTGAAAAATAGGCACAGGAAGTCAAAATGAGTAGGATTGACAAGAACCAGCTTCGTTGCATAGAGCCCCAAGAATTTGGCTGAAATTACGATATTTTGGAGAAAGTTTGCCCTAGGTCCTATTCTCGCAACCAATGGTTGAGTGTAACAAAATCGATTTAAATTTGTCTAACGATATAAAGTTTTAAAATTGGACATTGCATTACTATTTATAGGTTTTCTTTTAATGCTGGTGGGGATTTTGGGAAGTTTTCTTCCCGTCTTGCCGGGACCTCCCGTGAGCTGGATCGGGCTCCTGCTCCTTCACTTGACCAAAGCTGTTCCTGATAATTGGTGGTTCTTGGGCATTACACTGGCCATAGCTTTGGTGGTCACGGTCATGGACTATATCATTCCAGCGGCCGGCACCAAAAAATTTGGGGGCACCAAGTGGGGCATGTGGGGCAGCATTATCGGGTTATTGGTGGCTATTTTTTTTCCTGTACTGGGTCCTTTGGGCATTATTGTCTGGCCTTTTGTTGGCGCTTTGGTCGGTGAACTGGCCAATAAGTCCGAAAAGGATAAAGCCCTTAAAGCGGCCTTTGGGTCTTTTATCGGTTTTCTGACCGGTACCTTTTTAAAGTTTTTAATTGCAATTGTCTATGCTGGCCTATACATATGGAAATCCATTGAATACATCCCGGAAATCTTTACATTTTCCTAGGGCCTGTTAACCCTAGTCCAACCAATGTACTTTGTTTGAAATGGGTTCCCTTTCCCCTATTGCCGGTTCTTCATCATAATAGCCCAAATAGAACAGCCCCAAACACCTTTCCCCTTTGTTCAGTTCCATAAATTCATCCATGTACTTAATAAGTCCTGGAGAGCTCCAATAACAGCCCAAGTTTAATTCGGTACAGCACAACCACATGTTCTGGACCGCCATGGCCGTAGCGGCCAATTCCTCCCATTCCGGTAAACTTTCCTTGGGATCACGTTGCATACAAATGACAATGACCGCTCCTGCTTTTCTTGGGTTCTCCTGCAGCTTCCGAATCTTAATTTGCTTTGGTTTGGAATCCACCTCTTGATACTTTGAGGACAAAAAATCCCCCAATTTCGCTTTTGACTCCCCCATCAACACCTTAAAACGCCATGGTTCGGTCCTTTTATGGTTGGGTGCCCAATTGGCGGCCTCCAATAATTGTTCTATGGTTTCCCTTTGCACGGGTTTGTCATTGTACTGTACTGGAAAGACGGAACGTCTCTTTTTGATAAGTTCAAAAATCATAGCCTTTGTTTTTCACAAATTTAGGCTTTCAATTACGGTACTTCAACTTGTCCAACAACAATTTTAAACCATAATGCAACACCGGATTGCGATTGTCCGCTTTCCAAATCATGGAAAGAACCGCCCGTTGTCCAATCTTGTTCAATTCAATGAATTTCACATCCATTTGAAAACCGTGTTGTAATGAGGTAGGTACAATGGCAATGCCCAATTTGTTTTCGACCAATGTAAAAATGGTTTGTGCATGAACGGATTTATGGGATAC
The sequence above is a segment of the Muricauda sp. SCSIO 64092 genome. Coding sequences within it:
- a CDS encoding DUF456 domain-containing protein, which gives rise to MDIALLFIGFLLMLVGILGSFLPVLPGPPVSWIGLLLLHLTKAVPDNWWFLGITLAIALVVTVMDYIIPAAGTKKFGGTKWGMWGSIIGLLVAIFFPVLGPLGIIVWPFVGALVGELANKSEKDKALKAAFGSFIGFLTGTFLKFLIAIVYAGLYIWKSIEYIPEIFTFS
- a CDS encoding nitroreductase; this encodes MIFELIKKRRSVFPVQYNDKPVQRETIEQLLEAANWAPNHKRTEPWRFKVLMGESKAKLGDFLSSKYQEVDSKPKQIKIRKLQENPRKAGAVIVICMQRDPKESLPEWEELAATAMAVQNMWLCCTELNLGCYWSSPGLIKYMDEFMELNKGERCLGLFYLGYYDEEPAIGEREPISNKVHWLD